Sequence from the Flavobacterium sp. TR2 genome:
TCCTCACTATATTAGCACTAACAATATTATCTTTCGCGCCTGAAAAAGAAGACGCTTTCGATACTGGAGAATATTTTAAATTTAGAATACATTACGGAATTGTAAATGCTGGATACGCAACCCTTGAAGTCAAAGATGCGACCATCAACAACAAAAAGGTATTTCACTCTGTTGGAAAAGGTTACACAACCGGAATGTCCAAATTTTTCTTTAAAGTAGAAGACTTATATGAAAGCTATTTTGATAAAGAAACTGGAAAACCATACCGCTATGTCAGAAAAATCGATGAAGGCGGCTACACCAAAAATCAAGAAGGTTTTTTTAATCAAACCGAAAATAGAGTTCTGGTAAAAGACTACAAGCGCAAAACAGAAAAAACGATTATCGTAACAGAAGATGTGCAAGATATTGTATCTGCCTTTTACTTTTTGAGAAACCATCCAAACATTGACAAACTTAAATCGGGCGAGGCCATCACAATTGATATGTTTTTTGATGAGGAAATCACAAAATTTAAGTTAAAATATGTAGGTCGTCAAGATATTACGACTAAATTTGGGACGGTTTCTACAATGGTCTTCAAACCATTGG
This genomic interval carries:
- a CDS encoding DUF3108 domain-containing protein, whose translation is MKKLILTILALTILSFAPEKEDAFDTGEYFKFRIHYGIVNAGYATLEVKDATINNKKVFHSVGKGYTTGMSKFFFKVEDLYESYFDKETGKPYRYVRKIDEGGYTKNQEGFFNQTENRVLVKDYKRKTEKTIIVTEDVQDIVSAFYFLRNHPNIDKLKSGEAITIDMFFDEEITKFKLKYVGRQDITTKFGTVSTMVFKPLVQTGRVFKEKESLTLWITDDVNKVPIRIKADLAVGSLKADLDEYKGLKSPLKAKK